Proteins encoded in a region of the Bacteroidota bacterium genome:
- a CDS encoding cytochrome c oxidase subunit 3 family protein encodes MASSTATVAAPAHDAHGHDDHHGHDHPPHLKHYFVTSEQQFEAAKLGMWLFLVTEILLFGGMFVAYGIFRAWYPELFAEASTQLDTVMGATNTLVLLLSSFTVAFAIRGAQTDNQKVLFWNLVATVALAGVFMVIKYFEYTHKFDLGIFPGAAFNPTSDVVNPTEGIFAHPRAGVFFSIYYVMTGIHGFHVLIGMVAISILAWKARQGKYTSAWYTPVENVGLYWHVVDIIWIFLFPLMYLI; translated from the coding sequence ATGGCTTCCTCCACTGCCACGGTCGCAGCCCCCGCGCACGACGCGCACGGGCACGACGACCACCACGGGCACGACCACCCGCCCCACCTGAAGCACTACTTCGTCACCTCCGAGCAGCAGTTCGAGGCGGCGAAACTTGGGATGTGGCTCTTCCTCGTCACGGAGATCCTGCTCTTCGGCGGCATGTTCGTGGCCTACGGCATCTTCCGCGCGTGGTACCCCGAGCTTTTCGCCGAGGCGAGCACGCAGCTCGACACGGTGATGGGCGCGACCAACACGCTCGTGCTGCTGCTCAGCTCGTTCACCGTGGCCTTCGCCATCCGCGGCGCGCAGACCGACAACCAGAAGGTGCTCTTCTGGAACCTCGTTGCGACCGTTGCGCTCGCCGGCGTGTTCATGGTGATCAAGTACTTCGAGTACACCCACAAGTTCGACCTAGGCATCTTTCCAGGCGCGGCCTTCAACCCGACCTCGGACGTCGTCAACCCGACCGAGGGCATCTTCGCGCACCCGCGCGCGGGCGTGTTCTTCTCGATCTACTACGTGATGACGGGCATCCACGGCTTCCACGTACTCATCGGCATGGTGGCCATCTCGATCCTCGCCTGGAAGGCGCGGCAGGGCAAGTACACCAGCGCGTGGTACACCCCCGTCGAGAACGTCGGCCTCTACTGGCACGTGGTCGACATCATCTGGATTTTCCTTTTCCCTCTGATGTATCTGATCTAG
- the ctaD gene encoding cytochrome c oxidase subunit I translates to MTSVDHKRIGIMYLVAISTFFALGGILALLVRTELAMLGDTIMDADTYNRVFTMHGVVMVFLFIVPSIPASLGNIIMPIQLGAKDVAFPKLNLMSFYLYVAGAFLAILSLRTGGVDTGWTFYTPYSAETGTAVIAMGMGVFVAGFASILTGINFIVTIHKMRAPGLTWNRMPLFCWGLYATSIVQVLATPVIGITMLLLVLERTLGIGIFDPALGGDPVLFQHFFWFYSHPAVYIMILPAFGVISELVTTFSRQKVYGYTAIALSSVAIALLGFLVWGHHMFTSGQSIVSSIVFSMITFLIGIPSGIKIFNWIATMYRGSVWLVTPMLYAISFLFLFTIGGLTGIMVGALAVDIHLHDTYFVVAHFHYVMMGGTVIAMLGGLFYWWPKFTGKLYHEGMGVASAVLVFIGFNMTFFIQFVMGSQGMPRRYADYPDLPWLEPLHQFSTIGSYVLGLGLLLVLFNGIWSLFKGKPAPGNPWGGASLEWTHTTSPPDPHNFSRTPLVTHGPYDYYTVFNGAGDGAMGDGMGDGANRPAPVPVITEGAPQEFDKQIDLGTRQA, encoded by the coding sequence ATGACGTCGGTGGACCACAAGCGCATCGGGATCATGTATCTCGTTGCCATCAGCACGTTCTTCGCGCTGGGCGGCATCCTAGCGCTGCTCGTCCGAACGGAGCTAGCCATGCTCGGCGACACGATCATGGACGCCGACACCTACAACCGGGTGTTCACGATGCACGGCGTCGTGATGGTGTTCTTGTTCATCGTGCCGTCCATCCCAGCGTCGCTCGGCAACATCATCATGCCGATCCAACTCGGCGCGAAGGACGTGGCCTTCCCGAAGCTCAACCTGATGAGCTTCTATCTCTACGTCGCGGGTGCCTTCCTGGCGATCCTCTCCCTCCGCACAGGTGGCGTGGACACGGGCTGGACGTTCTACACGCCGTATTCGGCGGAGACGGGCACCGCAGTCATAGCGATGGGCATGGGCGTCTTTGTCGCGGGCTTTGCCTCGATCCTGACCGGCATCAACTTCATCGTCACGATCCACAAGATGCGGGCGCCGGGGCTGACCTGGAACCGCATGCCACTCTTCTGCTGGGGCCTCTACGCGACGTCGATCGTGCAGGTGCTCGCCACGCCGGTCATCGGCATCACGATGCTGCTCTTGGTGCTGGAGCGCACGCTCGGCATCGGCATCTTCGACCCGGCCCTCGGTGGGGACCCGGTGCTCTTCCAGCACTTCTTCTGGTTCTACAGCCACCCGGCGGTCTACATCATGATCCTCCCGGCGTTCGGCGTGATCTCGGAACTCGTGACTACGTTCAGCCGCCAGAAGGTCTACGGCTATACTGCGATCGCGCTCTCGTCGGTGGCGATCGCGCTACTCGGCTTCCTCGTGTGGGGCCACCACATGTTCACGAGCGGCCAGTCGATCGTCTCCTCGATCGTCTTCTCGATGATCACGTTCCTGATCGGCATCCCGTCGGGCATCAAGATCTTCAACTGGATCGCGACGATGTACCGCGGCTCGGTGTGGCTCGTCACGCCGATGCTCTACGCCATCAGCTTCCTGTTCCTCTTCACGATTGGCGGCCTGACCGGCATCATGGTCGGCGCGCTCGCGGTGGACATCCACCTGCACGACACCTACTTCGTCGTGGCGCACTTCCACTACGTGATGATGGGCGGCACGGTGATCGCGATGCTAGGCGGCCTCTTCTACTGGTGGCCCAAGTTCACGGGCAAGCTCTACCACGAGGGCATGGGCGTCGCCTCGGCCGTGCTGGTCTTCATCGGCTTCAACATGACGTTCTTCATCCAGTTCGTGATGGGCAGCCAGGGTATGCCGCGTCGCTACGCCGACTACCCAGACCTCCCGTGGCTGGAGCCGCTGCACCAGTTCTCGACCATCGGCTCGTACGTGCTGGGCCTTGGGCTGCTGCTCGTACTCTTCAACGGCATCTGGTCGCTGTTCAAGGGCAAGCCCGCTCCGGGCAACCCATGGGGCGGCGCGTCGCTGGAGTGGACCCACACCACCAGCCCGCCGGACCCGCACAACTTCTCGCGCACCCCGCTCGTGACCCACGGCCCGTACGATTACTACACGGTCTTCAACGGCGCCGGCGATGGGGCCATGGGTGATGGCATGGGCGACGGCGCCAACCGGCCCGCTCCCGTTCCCGTCATCACCGAAGGCGCCCCGCAGGAGTTCGACAAGCAGATCGACCTCGGCACAAGACAGGCGTAG
- the coxB gene encoding cytochrome c oxidase subunit II, translated as MSQIYEAIRSFWLPEQASTTAHVIDAPFMFILIASTIMLIGVTFYLFYLPWKYRRRSSADVPYPVKENHLLEMSWIVIPTILVFIVFFWGFKAHVDTVVAPADAYEVNVQGKKWLWQFNYNEGITTTNELVVPANRPVKLIMNSVDVLHSFYVPEFRIKHDVLPNRYSTVWFEAVRADTFQILCTEYCGTGHSVMGAKVIALGAQEWNEWVASGGGKGIQPGDSPVELGEALYTKNVCNTCHSIDGSSKVGPSFLGHWGETRNFVDGGSAVMDEDYTRESILYPAAHIVEDYQPVMPSYQGQLSDGEVYALIQYIKSINGADVPATFAEGGFGGDGDAGGADAADDAAADAPAAE; from the coding sequence ATGTCGCAGATTTACGAGGCCATCCGGAGCTTCTGGCTCCCCGAACAGGCATCGACGACGGCCCACGTCATCGACGCGCCGTTCATGTTCATCCTGATTGCAAGCACCATCATGCTCATCGGGGTGACGTTCTACCTGTTCTACCTCCCGTGGAAGTACCGCCGCCGTAGCTCGGCCGACGTGCCCTACCCGGTGAAGGAGAACCACCTCCTGGAGATGTCCTGGATCGTGATTCCGACGATCCTCGTCTTCATCGTGTTCTTCTGGGGCTTCAAAGCGCACGTCGACACGGTCGTCGCACCCGCCGATGCCTACGAGGTGAACGTGCAGGGCAAGAAGTGGCTCTGGCAGTTCAACTACAACGAGGGCATCACGACGACCAACGAACTCGTCGTCCCAGCCAACCGCCCGGTGAAGCTCATCATGAACTCGGTGGACGTGCTGCACAGCTTCTACGTCCCCGAATTCCGCATCAAGCATGATGTGCTGCCCAACCGCTACTCGACCGTCTGGTTCGAGGCGGTCCGCGCGGACACCTTCCAGATCCTCTGCACCGAATACTGCGGCACGGGTCACTCGGTCATGGGCGCGAAGGTGATCGCGCTCGGCGCGCAAGAGTGGAACGAGTGGGTCGCGAGCGGCGGCGGCAAGGGCATCCAGCCTGGCGACAGCCCCGTCGAACTGGGCGAGGCCCTCTACACCAAAAACGTCTGCAACACCTGCCACTCCATCGACGGTTCGTCGAAGGTGGGCCCGAGCTTCCTCGGCCACTGGGGTGAGACGCGCAACTTCGTCGACGGCGGCAGCGCCGTGATGGACGAGGACTACACACGCGAGTCCATCCTGTATCCGGCCGCGCACATCGTCGAGGACTACCAGCCTGTGATGCCGAGCTACCAGGGGCAGCTCTCCGATGGCGAGGTGTACGCGCTCATCCAGTACATCAAGAGCATCAACGGCGCCGATGTCCCCGCCACGTTCGCCGAAGGCGGCTTCGGAGGCGACGGCGACGCGGGTGGCGCCGATGCGGCCGACGATGCTGCGGCCGACGCGCCTGCTGCTGAATAA
- a CDS encoding PhoU domain-containing protein: protein MALLDSFGSDAPSSPLVRQCLDEMRGMVDTTERMFRAATATLLDNEPLDLDLRALDETVNDREQSIRRAMLHHVTIDPQRDLLLSLTLLIIVQEAERIGDLSKSLAKAAELATAPRVGQSVHPLRRVRDRVQGLFPDVRLGFIQADARAARRVMEAHTSVKVEVADFLALIAEGEIADTNRAVVLAIAARMIGRVSSHLSNIASSVVLPFDQVRNAPTWDDTGA from the coding sequence ATGGCTCTCCTGGACAGCTTTGGTTCCGACGCTCCGTCGTCCCCGCTCGTGCGGCAATGCCTCGACGAGATGCGCGGCATGGTGGACACCACCGAGCGCATGTTTCGCGCGGCCACTGCCACGCTGCTCGACAACGAACCCCTCGACCTCGACCTCCGCGCCCTCGACGAGACCGTCAACGACCGCGAGCAGTCGATCCGCCGGGCGATGCTGCACCACGTTACCATCGACCCGCAGCGCGACCTGCTGCTGAGCCTGACATTGCTCATCATCGTGCAGGAGGCCGAACGGATCGGCGACCTCTCGAAGTCACTAGCGAAGGCGGCAGAACTGGCCACAGCGCCGCGCGTGGGGCAGTCGGTCCACCCACTACGCCGCGTCCGAGACCGCGTGCAGGGACTATTCCCCGATGTGCGTCTGGGCTTCATTCAGGCGGACGCCCGCGCCGCAAGGCGGGTCATGGAGGCGCATACCTCCGTCAAGGTGGAGGTCGCCGACTTCCTGGCGCTCATCGCTGAGGGCGAGATTGCCGACACAAATCGCGCGGTCGTGCTCGCCATCGCCGCGCGCATGATCGGGCGGGTAAGCTCGCACCTCTCCAACATCGCGTCGAGCGTCGTGCTGCCCTTCGACCAGGTCCGCAACGCGCCGACGTGGGACGACACCGGAGCATAG
- a CDS encoding cytochrome C oxidase subunit IV family protein: MAHDSHNGHGDHSHHVLGKKMLFSVFGGLVFLTIVTVVLAFMERSHILPLGPLSVPVALAIAGAKATLVALFFMGLKHDGGTNAIAFVLSIVFLVVFITFTYLDTGFRGTLEDRIAVPIDLIEAEEQRARMQQDAIRTQFEAQPVLIPTDSLVLGQ; encoded by the coding sequence ATGGCTCACGATTCCCACAACGGTCACGGCGACCACTCGCACCACGTGCTGGGCAAGAAGATGCTCTTCAGCGTCTTCGGCGGCCTCGTCTTCCTGACCATCGTCACCGTTGTGCTGGCGTTTATGGAGCGCTCGCACATCCTCCCGCTCGGCCCGCTGAGCGTGCCCGTCGCGCTCGCCATCGCCGGAGCCAAGGCCACGCTGGTCGCGCTCTTCTTCATGGGGCTCAAGCACGACGGCGGCACCAACGCCATCGCGTTCGTGCTCAGCATCGTGTTCCTGGTGGTGTTCATCACGTTCACCTACCTCGACACGGGCTTCCGTGGCACGCTCGAAGACCGCATCGCCGTGCCCATTGACCTCATTGAGGCCGAGGAGCAGCGCGCGCGCATGCAGCAGGACGCCATCCGCACCCAGTTCGAGGCACAGCCTGTTCTCATCCCAACCGATTCGCTGGTCTTGGGGCAGTAG